A genomic stretch from Xiphophorus maculatus strain JP 163 A chromosome 16, X_maculatus-5.0-male, whole genome shotgun sequence includes:
- the LOC102217257 gene encoding BAH and coiled-coil domain-containing protein 1-like isoform X3 translates to MFLLGSGLMGNSSASFMGTFLASSLGSPPSHPPHPSRPPSSPSSPSFRGGPHSSASQIWFPHSHEGPGYPRFSGSLAHTFLPMSHLDHHANSGVLYGQHRFYDTQKENFYLRGLPSQPSLISANHSLPSMSRTGSGHSQGSCSRDRDPGLGAGIHKGLKEGSVERGVVPVKDKERSSGKQDAKERQQQQQQHQNHQTPQTTHHHHSHTHQQQSHYPQHPLPLEEVNSRALERHKASLTMEYTKDHHQTMSKPLSACLHNGKMPNGDPGTTTGSKVSLPSCGGEGTGLRSMVDGGSSQGRHIGSNVNGRCTKEGVSGEMRISEQPSDCLERGQAPLHHSLPYSVPPPLHMGSAAGGAHSHPHPHAHPHSHPHPGGFHCLQLHPSHPHHPHHSHHTHHHPDFFCPPPPAPLANPASQDRGTINVGREPKVTGPTFVPSVADLGDKTNGPFQLGNPDCQGVVNGGGSTSKDKAIEKGGSGHHSNWQRKQQQQHPYRKTEKSLDWMQSHHQHVQPSQLPPQPQQQQQKTPHSQQQHQVVRSRSAECINSSVDMDVFRPSLSQGPKAGHSVPHSVNSSPYRDCSHQGPPPNSSPLGNKNMGQHVGPGAAHTSGGSCSLQREGQKVARIRHQQHGRPGPDAPSPAELNQSNNQELKRKMDMSPYGYNNNSGQHHHQQPPVPPWGMRPPHHMSQPEEEQRRSYMELGGSGGQHSQRQQQQQQQGLGLPPQQPPPAPTLSQQQPQQQPDGQGPTQGESSAMKSLLKYSNQQQPLLLSQKSPFGGLGSLKSGPSGGSCALQGNKQTLPSRKGPADGERPDYSVRSRETGEAGHVENEVRQPPVGIAVAVARQREPPCRSGDSHPNSRQGRVHNSVKGLPRSMYPVDPNEEERKRLNEEQMGLNCLDRDRDPYIRDNKERVEFARIHPSTSCHGDLTSHLMVPGGTSLQSGQLGDPAAHSAHHHWMPRTGSPSLWMTGHSYAGIGHTPLHQNLPPGFSSAMPGPLQPVLPLPQDPSAQLVVLPSEPAPHPAPHHLDVIEQQGLWPPVYSARGPPSHMQHPAVYSRSQFLRQQELYAFQQHQQLQHQHQNHQSQQLQLPPQPQQQHRAAHTMQHQSTHNEQIHKRPDEPSDELEELITEPRPSKPAKNYSYNPPQRSNSPPGACATHLSPCYQSPSLRQHPRSTPSTPCPAPSPMAATPHSPAISPAPPQMLKGPESQDKRGEGQAPQDYPESLEPDLPPGYTYPAIALGYRNGPSPQDVRLAQPADLEAVQAEPPEHAPQSLAGLEEELDCQVPVMPLTEPLPLKEVQPGEEESMDERALQLREEVEVAAGVNYVPEEEGADEERSAEADVLSCPPVVSSVCETASCPVPLVTEQPSGPHAVITLEEEDDEEVVGEESQVLHDQKVNLHAEESEMPAIIDLDPASPAVYESPCSQPEAAKESEHENKMTQEDAAVEFLCPSPASTSACSNGEEAVAVPCKPYVPCYWSLELLIAAAFCTDVPPFPLFSNSTPSTVLSQCAPNKGMELLSELADLELQQMKHICGKTPEEDLLMFDLQSLATLATARALEAGSQESSKTGPQQSFSARRIFNLRRKFSWAPRNEPVCPAKVSMETMDGPELEMRVKLADIQRRYKEKQKELAKLQRKHDHQKEETPRSPARRGPGRPRKRKPTLTTGPVSSNEGQRKVKSAGVGLSSSPEDLGGGGETQRRKKRLSSQGFERISTVQIKAQGCRKSSVHSVLSSKLAGDVAQLKQKAPVKRNLSGTGSRDKEGSPCSLNLKHAQRSQGGIKGESRRESGGQSDTGASVDSTTQESWSGQVRHGSKKGSTQGQGSSYFHQARSKVLRGQRQEAAKEEESSSAESDSSDQEDEEEEGSYETDEGQDFRSQPTRDITSGPSMMGPSPSSIVKLEANQKARNKKQRQELYGSQILSVAESEVKVKKKPNNRLGIGPAVKNLQHQRPEGGRRTCGPRSKESRWGSLGTRGNRYRKTFGMATFPTTSERLKRATRKSTMLRGAISKRRSCWSVGASSMQNNDGSRGQNSMDQQSKGRAVSRLLESFVADEGFQIDGSSFSEEEEDRGLSNKRNLKIPNCILTKEHLCDGLKVLISKEDELLYAARVHTLEIPDIFSIVIDGERGNRPRIYSLEQLLKEAVLDIRPESEAVLSDGTRVCAYWSERSRCLYPGYVCRGGSVDEGKPGVMVEFDDGDRGKISLPNIRLLPPGYQIQCGESSPALLAPSGTSAKRSSSLEQAPISDRPSDRLSSTISLSNTQNLTVIKRRPGRPKGSGKKQKQQQAENANKNPPAFLGWSSLGNTRKRPADSLFQFNGAPRKALRGKDDALFSSPQTQSLTSQPTKGLFSSSSFEVDSFRSIANGYSSFCSQSAGAGPGLSMVPRTGMYNEKRRQDDMVAPRSRKSGQEFLIKLDHEGVTSPKTKNSKALLLKSEYSSVSSMPKTEAYSHPVLLVKDNKKGGASRVELLLKGTTPQRKPSPSLRQEKYGDLGFSSHRECHPSYSDLDDEEEEEERRRAALAAATGGLRMPGRFLSRLSVSSSSSGSSSSSSSGSLSSSSLCSSDNDSSYSSDDEDSSALMLQSCLSSHQGLLPSAEPSTSSRPRQHSFVAKAVAVSSAKGGPSEQLSNSKPLKRKECMAGVSKPTKECMKKPRMLPDDTSFIPRPKVSAFLAGRQMWRWAGNPTQRRGLKGKARKLFYKAIVRGRDTVRVGDCAVFLSAGRPNLPYVGQIENFWESWTSRMVVKVKWFYHPEETKLGKRHRDGKYALYQSCHEDENDVQTISHKCRVVSREEYECLTRNQKPNSSYPDLYYLAGTYDPTTGQLVTVEGVSIMC, encoded by the exons GTCCAGGATACCCTCGATTTTCAGGGAGTCTGGCCCACACTTTCCTTCCAATGAGCCACTTAGATCACCATGCCAACAGTGGTGTTTTGTATGGGCAGCACCGTTTCTATGACACACAAAAAG AAAACTTTTACCTGCGGGGTCTCCCATCCCAGCCATCACTcatttcagccaatcacagcctgCCATCAATGTCTAGGACAGGTTCAGGACACTCTCAGGGGTCCTGCAGCAGGGACAGAGATCCAGGCTTGGGGGCAGGTATACATAAGGGTCTTAAAGAGGGATCAGTAGAGAGAGGAGTGGTACCTGTCAAGGACAAGGAAAGATCCAGTGGAAAACAAGATGCTAAAGAgcgacagcagcagcaacagcaacaccaGAATCACCAGACACCTCAGACCACGCACCACCACCATTCCCACACCCATCAGCAGCAGTCTCACTATCCACAGCACCCACTGCCATTAGAGGAGGTCAATAGTCGAGCGCTGGAGAGACATAAAGCATCGCTTACTATGGAGTACACTAAAGATCACCATCAGACTATGAGCAAGCCCCTTAGTGCTTGTTTACATAATGGCAAGATGCCAAACGGAGATCCAGGAACGACAACAGGGTCGAAAGTCTCCTTGCCAAGCTGTGGTGGAGAGGGCACAGGCCTTCGATCTATGGTAGATGGGGGGAGCAGCCAGGGCAGGCATATAGGGTCCAATGTCAATGGTCGCTGCACCAAAGAAGGGGTAAGTGGTGAGATGAGGATTAGTGAACAGCCTTCAGATTGTCTGGAAAGGGGTCAGGCACCACTTCATCACTCTCTGCCCTACTCAGTACCTCCACCCTTACACATGGGCTCTGCTGCCGGAGGGGCACATAGTCATCCCCATCCTCATGCTCACCCCCATTCACATCCTCATCCAGGGGGATTCCATTGCCTTCAGCTCCACCCCAGCCATCCACACCACCCACATCATTCCCACCATACCCACCACCATCCAGATTTTTTCTGTCCACCCCCACCTGCTCCTTTGGCCAACCCTGCCTCACAAGACAGAGGGACAATCAATGTAGGACGGGAGCCTAAAGTCACAGGGCCAACATTTGTACCATCTGTGGCAGATCTAGGGGACAAAACAAATGGACCGTTCCAGCTTGGTAACCCTGATTGCCAGGGTGTGGTAAACGGCGGAGGCAGCACCTCCAAGGACAAAGCAATTGAAAAAGGTGGAAGTGGGCACCATAGTAACTGGcagagaaaacagcaacagcagcatccATACAGAAAGACAGAGAAGTCTCTAGACTGGATGCAGTCTCACCATCAACATGTTCAGCCCTCACAGCTTCCTCCGCAACcccaacagcaacaacaaaaaacgccCCATTCTCAACAACAGCACCAAGTTGTACGATCACGTAGCGCAGAGTGTATTAATAGTTCGGTGGACATGGATGTGTTCAGACCTTCGCTTTCCCAGGGACCAAAGGCGGGGCATTCTGTCCCTCATTCTGTCAACTCCTCTCCTTACAGAGACTGTTCCCATCAGGGACCTCCACCTAATTCTTCCCCacttggaaacaaaaacatgggaCAACATGTAGGGCCTGGAGCAGCCCATACTTCTGGAGGCAGCTGCTCATTACAGAGAGAAGGCCAAAAGGTAGCTAGGATTCGTCACCAGCAGCATGGCAGACCTGGCCCTGATGCTCCTTCTCCAGCTGAGCTGAACCAGAGTAACAATCAGGAGCTTAAGAGAAAGATGGACATGTCTCCTTATGGGTATAACAACAACAGTGGGCAACATCACCATCAGCAACCTCCTGTACCTCCGTGGGGAATGAGGCCTCCACATCACATGTCACAAcctgaggaggagcagaggaggtCGTACATGGAGTTAGGAGGTTCTGGTGGACAACACTCACAAcggcaacagcagcaacaacagcaaggATTAGGGCTCCCTCCTCAACAGCCCCCACCCGCACCCACTCTCAGTCAGCAACAGCCACAGCAGCAACCGGACGGCCAAGGTCCTACTCAGGGCGAGAGCAGTGCCATGAAAAGTCTGCTGAAGTACAGCAACCAGCAACAACCATTGCTTCTTTCTCAGAAGAGCCCATTTGGGGGTCTGGGAAGTCTCAAATCGGGTCCATCAGGGGGTAGCTGTGCTCTCCAGGGCAACAAGCAGACTCTCCCTTCCAGGAAGGGTCCTGCTGATGGTGAGCGCCCTGATTACAGTGTAAGGAGTAGAGAAACGGGGGAGGCGGGTCATGTGGAAAACGAGGTGCGGCAGCCACCAGTGGGAATTGCAGTAGCAGTCGCCAGACAAAGGGAGCCGCCATGCCGTTCAGGAGACAGTCACCCCAACAGCCGGCAGGGACGAGTACATAACTCTGTGAAAG GATTGCCCCGCTCTATGTATCCTGTGGATCCCAATGAGGAGGAAAGGAAAAGGCTAAATGAAGAACAAATGGGTCTCAATTGTCTGGATAGAGATAGAGACCCATACATCAG GGATAATAAGGAACGTGTGGAGTTTGCAAGGATCCACCCTTCCACCAGCTGCCATGGAGACCTCACCTCCCATCTGATGGTCCCTGGTGGGACATCCCTCCAGTCTGGTCAGTTAGGAGACCCTGCTGCACATTCTGCTCACCATCATTGGATGCCAAGAACTGGAAGTCCATCCCTTTGGATGACAGGACATTcttatg CAGGTATAGGTCATACACCGTTGCATCAGAACCTGCCTCCAGGTTTTTCTTCAGCCATGCCAGGCCCTCTACAGCCAGTCCTTCCTCTACCACAGGACCCCTCAGCCCAGTTAGTGGTCCTTCCCTCTGAGCCTGCACCCCATCCAGCGCCACATCACTTGG ACGTGATCGAGCAGCAAGGGCTGTGGCCCCCTGTGTATAGCGCGCGGGGCCCACCCTCCCACATGCAACATCCTGCTGTGTACTCCCGATCTCAGTTTCTACGGCAACAGGAGCTGTACGCGTTCCAGCAGCACCAACAGCTCCAGCATCAGCACCAGAATCACCAGtcgcagcagctgcagctacCTCCTCAGCCTCAACAGCAACACAGGGCTGCACACACCATGCAGCATCAATCCACGCACAATGAACAG ATACACAAGAGACCAGACGAGCCGTCAGATGAACTAGAAGAACTGATTACAGAGCCAAGACCATCCAAACCTGCTAAGAACTACTCGTATAACCCCCCACAGAGGAGCAACTCACCCCCTGGAGCCTGTGCCACTCACTTGTCCCCTTGTTACCAATCCCCCTCACTGCGCCAACATCCCAGAAGCACTCCTTCTACACCCTGCCCAGCACCCAGCCCCATGGCGGCAACCCCTCACTCTCCTGCAATCAGTCCTGCACCACCTCAGATGCTCAAGGGTCCTGAATCCCAGGATAAGAGGGGCGAAGGACAGGCCCCTCAAGATTACCCAGAATCTCTGGAGCCTG ATTTGCCTCCAGGATATACATACCCAGCCATTGCCCTGGGATACAGAAATGGACCATCCCCGCAGGATGTTCGCCTGGCTCAACCGGCTGATCTGGAAGCGGTCCAAGCAGAACCTCCAGAGCACGCTCCCCAGTCTCTTGCTGGTCTAGAGGAGGAGTTAGACTGCCAGGTGCCAGTCATGCCCCTCACAGAGCCACTCCCACTCAAGGAAGTGCAGCCAGGAGAGGAGGAAAGCATGGATGAGAGAGCCCTACAACtgagggaggaggtggaggtcgCCGCGGGAGTCAACTATGTGCCTGAAGAGGAGGGGGCCGACGAAGAGCGTTCAGCTGAGGCAGATGTGCTTTCTTGCCCCCCAGTTGTGAGCTCAGTCTGTGAGACGGCTTCCTGCCCAGTTCCTCTTGTGACAGAGCAACCCAGTGGGCCACATGCTGTCATTACTTTAGAGGAGGAAGACGATGAGGAGGTGGTGGGTGAGGAGAGTCAGGTGCTACATGATCAAAAGGTCAACCTACATGCAGAGGAGTCAGAGATGCCTGCCATCATAGATCTTGACCCCGCTTCCCCTGCTGTCTATGAGTCGCCATGCTCCCAGCCAGAGGCAGCAAAGGAGAGTGAGCATGAGAATAAGATGACCCAAGAAGATGCTGCAGTAGAATTTCTGTGTCCTTCGCCTGCCTCAACCTCCGCCTGCAGCAATGGCGAAGAAGCTGTTGCTGTGCCCTGCAAACCTTATGTGCCCTGCTACTGGAGTCTGGAGCTGCTGATTGCCGCTGCTTTTTGCACAGATGTACCCCCATTCCCCTTGTTCTCCAATAGCACACCATCAACTGTGCTATCACAGTGCGCCCCCAACAAGGGCATGGAGCTTCTAAGTGAGCTTGCAGatctggagctgcagcagatgaAGCACATCTGTGGAAAAACCCCTG AGGAGGACCTGCTCATGTTTGATCTCCAAAGTCTTGCCACCTTGGCGACAGCCCGCGCCTTGGAGGCAGGATCACAGGAGAGCAGTAAAACTGGCCCACAGCAAAGCTTCTCAGCTCGTCGTATCTTCAATTTACGAAGAAAGTTCAGCTGGGCGCCTCGTAATGAGCCG GTATGCCCTGCTAAAGTTAGCATGGAAACAATGGATGGCCCTGAGCTTGAAATGCGTGTAAAACTGGCTGATATACAACGTCGctacaaagagaaacaaaaggagCTAGCCAAACTTCAGAGGAAGCACGATCATCA GAAGGAGGAAACACCTCGAAGTCCTGCAAGGCGAGGGCCTGGACGTCCAAGGAAGAGGAAGCCCACCCTAACCACGGGTCCTGTGTCCTCAAATGAGGGCCAAAGGAAAGTCAA GTCGGCGGGGGTGGGGCTCAGCTCATCCCCTGAGGACCTGGGAGGGGGCGGAGAGACCCAGAGACGGAAGAAGAGGCTGTCCAGTCAAGGCTTCGAGCGAATCAGCACTGTACAG ATAAAAGCACAGGGCTGCAGAAAAAGCAGTGTTCACAGTGTGCTCAGCTCCAAGCTGGCTGGTGATGTGGCTCAGCTCAAACAGAAGGCCCCGGTTAAAAGGAATCTCTCAGGAACAGGCTCCAGGGACAAGGAAGGTTCACCTTGCAGCTTAAACCTCAAGCATGCACAAAGAAGTCAGGGTGGAATCAAAGGTGAATCCAGACGAGAGTCGGGAGGACAAAGTGATACAG GAGCCAGTGTGGACAGTACTACCCAAGAAAGCTGGTCGGGACAGGTGCGGCATGGAAGCAAGAAAGGCTCCACGCAGGGGCAAGGTTCCTCCTATTTTCACCAGGCCAGATCAAAGGTTCTACGTGGTCAGAGGCAGGAAGCAGCAAAGGAGGAGGAAAGCTCCTCAGCTGAGAGTGACTCCTCTGACCAAG aagatgaagaagaggagggaagTTATGAGACAGATGAAGGTCAAGATTTCAGAAGTCAACCTACAAGAGACATCACTTCAGGCCCATCCATGATGGGCCCCAGTCCTTCATCTATTGTGAAACTGGAAGCCAATCAGAAGGCcaggaacaaaaaacagaggCAGGAGCTGTATG GGTCCCAGATTCTATCAGTAGCAGAgagtgaagtaaaagtaaagaagAAACCCAACAATAGGTTGGGGATTGGCCCTGCTGTGAAAAACCTCCAACACCAGCGACCCGAGGGAGGTAGGAGAACATGTGGACCCAGGTCAAAGGAATCCAGGTGGGGGAGCCTCGGGACGAGAGGTAACCGCTACAGGAAGACCTTTGGAATGGCCACCTTCCCAACAACCAGTGAGAGGCTGAAGAGGGCGACACGCAAGAGCACAATGTTGAGGGGAGCAATCAGTAAG aggagaagctgctggtcaGTCGGAGCATCTTCTATGCAGAACAATGATGGAAGCAGAGGACAAAACAGCATGGACCAGCAG TCAAAGGGACGAGCCGTAAGTCGTCTTCTGGAAAGTTTCGTGGCTGACGAGGGCTTTCAGATAGATGGCAGCAGCTTctcagaagaggaggaggaccgTGGTCTTTCAAACAAGAGAAACCTGAAAA TTCCTAACTGCATCCTGACCAAAGAACACTTATGTGATGGACTGAAGGTGCTGATCTCCAAGGAGGATGAGCTTCTGTACGCCGCCAGGGTTCACACTCTGGAGATCCCGGATAT ctttagCATTGTTATCGACGGTGAAAGGGGAAACCGACCAAGAATCTATTCACTGGAGCAGTTGCTAAAGGAAGCT GTCTTGGATATACGACCAGAGTCTGAGGCTGTGTTAAGTGATGGAACTAGGGTGTGCGCTTACTGGAGCGAACGCTCACGGTGTCTGTACCCCGGCTACGTTTGCAGAG GCGGTTCAGTTGATGAGGGGAAGCCAGGAGTGATGGTTGAGTTTGATGATGGAGATCGGGGGAAGATTTCTCTGCCAAACATCCGACTTCTTCCTCCAGGATATCAGATCCAGT GTGGGGAGTCTTCTCCTGCTCTGCTGGCACCAAGTGGAACATCAGCCAAGAGAAGTTCCAGTCTGGAGCAGGCCCCAATCAGTGACAGGCCTTCTGACAGACTGAGCTCCACCATTTCTCTGTCAAACACCCAAAACCTAACTGTTATCAAAAGAAGACCTG GGAGACCAAAAGGCTCAgggaagaaacaaaagcagcaacagGCAGAAAATGCCAACAAAAATCCTCCAGCTTTCCTGGGTTGGAGTTCACTGGGTAACACCCGGAAGAGACCTGCTGACAGTCTGTTTCAGTTTAACGGGGCACCCAGGAAGGCCTTGAGAGGAAAGGACGATGccttgttttcttctcctcaaACGCAGTCCCTGACCTCCCAACCAACCAAAGGCcttttcagcagcagctcctttGAGGTGGATTCTTTTAGAAGCATTGCAAACGGCTATTCCTCCTTCTGTTCTCAATCTGCAGGGGCAGGACCTGGTTTATCTATGGTTCCCAGGACTGGCATGTACAATGAGAAGCGTAGGCAAGATGACATGGTTGCACCAAGGAGCAGAAAGTCTGGACAGGAATTTCTTATCAAATTGGACCACGAAGGAGTGACATCTCCCAAGACCAAGAACAGCAAGGCACTGCTGCTGAAAAGTGAATATTCCAGTGTGAGCAGTATGCCTAAAACTGAGGCATACTCTCACCCAGTCCTGCTGGTCAAAGACAACAAGAAAGGTGGTGCCTCCAGAGTGGAACTCCTCCTAAAAGGAACCACTCCACAAAGAAAGCCCTCTCCTTCTCTGCGGCAGGAGAAATATGGTGATCTGGGCTTCAGTTCTCACAGAGAGTGTCACCCTTCCTATTCTGATCtggatgatgaagaggaagaggaagagagaaggCGGGCTGCACTGGCTGCAGCCACAGGAGGACTCAGGATGCCTGGTCGTTTTCTTTCTCGcctctctgtctcctcctcctcttctggTTCTTCAAGTTCTTCCTCTTCAGGCTCCCTTTCCAGTTCTAGCTTGTGTTCATCAGACAACGATTCATCCTACAGCTCAGATGATGAGGATAGTTCGGCACTGATGCTCCAAAGTTGCCTGTCCTCTCACCAGGGACTGCTGCCATCTGCGGAACCCTCAACTTCTTCAAGGCCTCGGCAACATTCCTTTGTCGCCAAAGCTGTTGCTGTTTCCAGTGCCAAAGGAGGCCCGTCAGAGCAGTTGTCCAACAGCAAGCCCTTAAAGAGGAAGGAATGCATGGCTGGAGTCTCTAAACCGACAAAGGAATGCATGAAAAAACCACGGATGCTTCCAGATGACACTTCATTTATTCCGAGACCCAAGGTATCTGCATTCCTGGCTGGCCGGCAGATGTGGAGGTGGGCCGGAAACCCTACACAG AGACGAGGATTAAAGGGCAAGGCCCGGAAGCTTTTCTATAAGGCTATTGTCAGAGGAAGAGATACTGTAAGAGTTGGTGATTGTGCCGTTTTCCTCTCGGCTGGACGTCCTAATCTCCCATATGTGGGTCAAATCGAGAATTTCTGGGAATCCTGGACCTCAAGAAtggttgtcaaagtcaaatgGTTTTACCACCCTGAGGAGACCAAACTAGGCAAGAGACATCGTGATGGCAAG TACGCCCTTTACCAGTCGTGTCACGAGGATGAGAACGATGTCCAGACAATCTCTCATAAGTGCCGGGTTGTAAGCAGGGAGGAGTACGAGTGTCTGACTCGCAATCAGAAGCCAAACAGTAGTTATCCTGACCTGTACTACCTGGCTGGGACGTACGACCCCACCACCGGTCAGCTGGTCACTGTAGAGGGGGTTTCTATCATGTGCTGA